The sequence below is a genomic window from Cicer arietinum cultivar CDC Frontier isolate Library 1 chromosome 6, Cicar.CDCFrontier_v2.0, whole genome shotgun sequence.
CTTGATATACAAATGAAATGTACTTGGAGACAAGAACATGGGCATAAAAATTTAACATGTTTTGACCATCGACTCTATAAACGCCTATCTTCTATGTTGGTGAATGTGTGTAATAAAGATGAGAACAAATGTTTATAATGAATTGGTGAAAATGATTGAGCGGCCTTGTGGAGTAAGTGGAACACTAaagattacaaaataaaaaaagaaaaataaataaataaataaataaataaaaattaatagagcCACCGAGAGGAGAGGGGTGCTAATCCTCACAAAGAAAGCTCCTTATTTCACAACACAAATTCGACAAggtaaactattatatattaaatttaaccaTCATTAATATGAGAATTAATATGTTAGGAACAAGATCCCAAACGAGAGGTCCGGCAACCTGAGCTACATCGCCATTAATCATATTATAAATGAGTATAGTGATGATCGGTCAAAGACAATCTAAGtatattagttttatatttaattaataaaattatttaaatttagtcCAAACAATTAAGTCATCtaaattattgtattaattagttttaatttaattatttatttatttcataaatagGAAGCACTTGaacatttatgaaaaaaatgaaatgatcAGCAAATAGCTCTTCCTACTTCTCAATGAGTTGGACCAGTAGACCGAGATAGTTATGAGTTTGAAAAATTTGTGGAAATAAATGGCCGGAAGTAGAAAGGTCATATGGTGCGTACCTGTAACTTATCATCAACACTTTAAAAGGATCCATTAAGATATATTCAAGtttcttcttatgctagtatGGATCGATCTTATCGCTAGCTGCTACTAAAGTTGAAGAATTACACGAACAAATCAAGGCGAAGattgaacaaaaatttcaagatttagaacaaaaagtagtcaataaaataaatttaacatgaCAAAGAAAAGTGGATACAGTTCAGCAAAAACAATCATCTTACTTCTCAATCCAACAATTTCCACCTACCTTTTACAATCAATTCCCACCTCAACACCAAAAACAATATCCAGCTACTCAGTACTTGCAGCAACAACAGCTTCAATATATGCAGCCTCTTAAATACCAGCATCAATCCCAACAACAAACTTCTTAATACTCTCAACAACAAACTCATCAATACTCTAGCCATAACCTCAATtttctcaacaacaacaacctcaATACTCTCAACAGCAGACATCTCAATACTCCTAATTGCAGACTTCTATCAATACTTTGAGATAGTTATGAATTTGAACAATTTATGGAAATAGGTGGCCGGAAGTAGAAAGGTCATATGGTGAGTACATGTAACTTATCATCAACACTTTAAAATGGCTCATCAATATATATTCAAgcttcttcttcttatgctagtatGGATTGAACTTATTGCTAGCTACTACTAAAGTTGAAGAATTACACGAACAATTCAAGGCGAAGActggaaaaaaaattcaagagtTGGTACAAAAAGtagtcaataaaataaatttacaatgGCAAAGGAAGGCGGATgaagttcaacaaaaacaaTCATCTTACTTCTCAACCCAACAATTTCCACCTACCTTTTACAAGCAGTTCCCACCTCAACAGCAAAAACAATATCCACCGACTCAGTACTTGCAGCAACAGCTGCCTCAATATATGCAGTCTCTTCAATACCAGCAGCAATCCCAACAACAAACTTCTTAATAGTCTCAACAACAATCTCCTCAATACTCCTAGCAACAACCTCAattttttcaacaacaacaacctcaATACTCTCAACAGCAGACATCTCAATACTCCTAATTGCATACGTCTATCAATACACCGATATATTTATGAGTTTGAACAATTTATGGAAATAAGTGGCCGGAAGTAGAAAGGTCATATGGTGAGTACTTGTAACTTCTCATCAACACTTTAAAATGGCTCATCAAGATATATTCAAgcttcttcttcttatgctagtatGGATCGATCTTATCGCTAGCTGCTACTAAAGTTGAAGAATTACACGAACAATCCAAGGCGAAGACTGAACAAAAAATTCAAGAGTTGGTACATAAaagtagttaataaaataaatttaacatgaCAAAGGAATGTGGATGCAGTTCAGCAAAAACAATTATCTTACTTCTTAACCCAACAATTTCCACCTACTTTTTACAAGCAATTCCCACCTCCACAGCAAAAATAATATCGACCTACTTAGTACTTGCAGCAACAACAACCTCAATATATGCAGCCTCTTCAATACCAGCAACAATCCCAACAACAAACTTCTTAATACTCTCAACAACAATCTCCTCAATACACCTAGCAACAACCTCAATTTTCTCAACAGCAACTACCTCAATACTCTCAACAGCAAACATCTCAATACTCCTAATCGCAGACGTCTCTTAATAATCAGTATCGTGTCATACCCACAACAACCTCCTCAAGTTCAAGATCAAACTGtggagacaaaatctcaatttaatgctttgataaaaacaaacaaaaagttaatttagaatgttaattctgattctaaatgttatgttaattatgattctaaatgttatgttaatttaacttttacTTTTGAGcgtattaatttaaagataggaTTTAAGCACAgcaaagaaatcaacataaaaagGCAAGAAACTAAACAGACAAgaatggagaacattcttaacaaaatctggaaaatggataatgttctccagtttcaaaaatgatcatcacagctccaaaatcaatcaatctacactagttaaaagaagttttagcctctggattttacatctatatcatcagcacttggcaaggaacaaactgagatgttcatattcaaagaaactactcgaatcacaaagagataAGATCACGAATTAACAAGACCAAACAGATCTGAACTTTCTCCAGCTTGACTGTCAagaacgaagaacgttcttgacaacattctgatcattctccagcatgttGACATTAGTCTCCAGCATCCTAACATCATTCTCTTGCATGTTAACATTAATCTCCAACATgataacatcattctccaacatgttaaacatcaatctccagaatgatAACATCAATCTGCAAAAAGTTCTCATCAGTCTCAAGAATGATCagatcaatctccagaatgatcagatcaatctccagattgatcatatcAGTCTCCAGAATGTTCATACCAATCTCTAGAATGATCATCACTCTCCAGATCGAATAACATCATTCTCTAAGCTGCTTTGGCATAATCAAATCTCCAGATCGAAGCAAtatcatcaacaaatatatctgaggtataaaagatcattaaacacaagaaatctgatcaagaacgaaGAAAAAAGTCCAGGCAAACAGATTTCAGAAAGTGTTCaaaggctggaatatttttattcatatatattggttttggtcaaaactgacagagcactagCAACAACTCTTTTGATCACTCATGAGTTACTTTCTTAAGTTTTTagcaggaatttttaaaagggtgaATTTACAAAGGTGTGGCAGTATGGATCCTCACAAACAGACCagcaaattaaaacaaaaccacCCCTTTGTGGTGGTCTAGACCCCCCACAAAAGCTCGTGATTAGCTCATATGTGACGGGCTCATGGCACCATAAATGAGATTTGTGTGGCCCTTTTTCCCTTTTCTGAGGCCATTTGGCCGCCCTAAATTCTTGTAACTAATAGTCTCTTGTTGCAACTTTTGTAATCATGCTTTTGAGGCTaatcatttgtttttttgagTGCCGCATCTCATATCTAGCATTGGCTATCAGCTTTGATAGAGGTTCCTTTGAATCTCTCATTTACAATAAGCATGTTAAACATTCTTCAAAACAACTGAAGTTTTTAGGTGAAAGACCTTTTACTTTATGATATTACTAATATCATTTGGTATATATTTAGTTGTTCAGGAACAAGCATCGTTTTGACAATGTCAAGTTGGACTTGCACTTAATTATGTATAGCATCAAAAAcgaatgtttttcttttaattagcCTTTCCAAAAGAAGCATGTATTCAAGTATCAAAGAGCTTACTATAATTAAAGCTTTTGTAGTTGTCTGTCATGCTCCAAAGGCCCCCAAAATTACCCAGGTCAATTGGATCTTCTATAGGTTAACCTGGTTTGTCCTCTAATGTGGGTATTTTCATAGACTGCTTTGGAGCTTTATTAGGTGTTTTGCTCAACATGTAGGTATTTCCAACTCTCTAAGTGCAAATTTGATTGATGCAATGCTTGTTATGGAAATTGCTCATTCTAAAGGATCGTTTCATCTTTAGCTTGAGTGTGACTCTATGTTTTTAATTCAAGTCTTCTCTAATCTCAAAATATAGCCTTGGATGCTTTAGAAATGTTGGTCCAAttgtctaaatttaattaaagacaTCTATTGCAGAGTGTCTCATATCTTTAGAGTGGGATAATATTTGTGTTAATGGTCTTGTCAATGCAACTTTTGGAATAGATAGGTTTGTTTAGTGAAATTCGATTCATGGTTGTATTCAAGAGGACTTCTTGAGTAACAGATCCGAGCTTGCCAACTTCAGATTTCGTTAGTTAATTTCTTCTTGCCCAAActgcacttttttttttccttcatcgGTTTTATCTCATTAAATTTTCTCAGTAGAGTTTTTAATGAAATAGTTACTTGTATTTTCCATTTTATTGAGTATTGATCTAGTTCCCTAATTTGTccttttttacttaatttttaataatatgttattttaagaGGTATTTGTGGATAATTGTGTGGAGTTCAAGTGTCAACTTAATTGGAATGtcttcttttttaataatatttttgcacctcattgtttatatataaaaaaaatactatctaTAATTTCTCTCTCTTATACTATACATTATTATATCTATTTACTctcttttataatttgttaaaatataaatatatattttattgatagtgtattttttgaaaatttacttaatgtataaataatacatgagataaatatttatcattaattaattatttaaaaaaatatcattaacgaaccaattaattaaaaaaaaagtttatataaatcGTAcgtgagataaatatttattattgaataattaattataaaattatttaatgaataaattaattaaaagaggAATATTTGTTTCATCATAAGTATATCTCTTAAGTGTCttctaaaattttgaaaaaagttataatatattaattagaatttTGTGCATAACGAGGCAAACTAATGTTGTTATTGGACAAtcgattaaaaaattatttcatgaataaattaattataaaaaatatatatttgtttcttGAGTAGGATATCTGTTAAGTGTTTtctaaaaattttgaaaaaaaagttataatatattaattagaatttTGTGCATAACCAAACAAACTAAGGTTTGTCATTGAACAAtagttaaataataattttcacacaacaatttttaaaaaggaaatatatattatattagtagtttatctcttaaatatattttaaatcaaaatttgaagaaaactataatatattaattgtaattCTCTGTATAATCATTCACTGGACAACTATTTGTcattagttaattagttaaaagataaatatatatttcattagtAGTGTATCTCTAAAATATCTTCTAAATCAAATTACGAACGAGATTATAATATAGAGTCAAAGTCTATTTTAAttctttagaaaaataaaaatactatttagTTCCTAAGAAAAATAAAGTAGACCAAGTTAATGCTTTTGTGAAccacaattaaaaaattgagtttttttttttgacttgtCCAATGATTCATCAACTTGATTGTCCatgtaatttctataaaatgaGAAAATCAAGTCAttgacaataataaaaaatagttaattaagtCACAGACAAAGATTCCAACCTTGTTCATTTAATCTCTATCAGTGACTTAATTGTCtacttttaattattgtaaCATAATTATCcctttttatagaaattacatTTGTGATATTTAAGTTGATGAGTCACTGGACAACTCAACAACAAAACTTAATATAGTTTACATAAAGACTAATTTGATccgatttatttttcttagagactaaaatgtgtttatttttttttttaaatactaaattggatctttcaaaaattctaaataaaCAAAATGGATATTTACTGTAGAATATATTAATTCTAAGTTACTTCCTATGTCTCAAATTATAGGTTACTTTAGCAATTTTACAcaaaataagaaatataattaatgttgtatgtaaaagacaaattataaattactttacAAAAATATCCTTTGTAGCATGAGAAGcacaaatgaaaataattgaaaaaaggAGAGAGTAGTAAATGGTAAAGTGTATaataggaaagaaaaaaaaaatatttatgattcaccaaaatgacatatagtttataataaatatattttattaaaataacatataatttgtGATAAACATATGATATCAACACActatttaatacattaaaatttacatagatttcacacaaaaatacaaaaatatgtgaattttatataaatttgtatgtattgtattaaaagaattaaaagaatATAGATTAAAGAATGTGTtgatatgattattatatatatatatatgagaaggCCAAACGTCGGTATTAAAATGATTGGCACGAGTAGTGTGCTAGTTTCTAATTTCAGTTTCTATAAAAAGGAATACAATGAGTAAAAAAGAAggaatacaaaattaaattgatttattaaaaaaagaaaaaatacaaattgaatTAATTGCGTGAAAATTAGGTATAATAAAGTGTCTCGcttgaaagaaaaacaaaggaaaaggcAAATAACGTAGCTGGAGTTTGATGTTAGATCGCTCGCTGCTGTGCGAAACTGTTTGATTTGAAGTAACATCATCCCAACCCAACTAGTTTCttaagagagagaaagaaagagagaTTTTGTAGAGAGAGAACGAAATAGGCATGATGCAACCCCGAAGATCTCCGCGAAACCCATTTCTCTTAGCCTTGATCTCTTTGCATCTGCAATTCCTTTCTGGTATCAATccctttctctttctcttttttattcatattcttCACATTTCATGTGTTAGTTACAACTATCAATGTCGATTTAaggttatttattatttatttgttttcctaggtttttttttgtttgtaaattgATGTAGAACAAGTCGTGTATGTGGATTATGTTGGTTAAGATTCTAATTCTAATGATTTTTCGTATTTgaaatctttgttttttttttcctttctgtGCTAACAATCATTCCAAGCTATACTTCAATTGAATTATTCAAATAGTTATTGAATTGTTTAAAGGTGAAATTTTTACcttgtattttgatttttgtataAAATACTGTGAgaaagattattatttttttatcatttttaaatcaTGGATATGGTAGAGAACTTGAGATGCAAATGTTTTAGCTTTTAAAATTTCACTCGAGTTTGTGAGACCTGTGACTATGTCTTACAAATTCTTTGATAGCTAAGGGCGTTTGCAATGTCAGATTCTTACTAGGGTTTTTAGTTAAGAACCTGTTTAGGTGAGTACAACCAGTCACCACTATAGGGAGATAGGAGATATAAGATTGTCTTAGTGATTAGGCTGGAGGAGTTAAGAACTAAAGTGATAATGAGATTTAGGGTTTGAGTCTCACCCCAACATAATACTAGCAGTCTAGCATTTGTCAATAAAACAACCAATGGATGGTGATGTGATTGAAGCCAACATGTAGCAGCGATTCTTATACTTCTTATATATCTAACAATAGATAATGGGGATACACCATTTGGTGTGAGGTTTTTTATGGACAAAACTACACTTcacattttttgttaatttaacacattgatttaaattttaaaaatgtttataagtGCATAATATGGTTATCCCTCTAACTTACTTTTTCAACTTGTCAGTTTCTAAAAAATATCTGCTGCATACAAATTGTTGACAATCCATTTTAacttaataaaacaaatataaaaaaacgcAACAAATGTGATTACACTTCAGTGCAATAAAAAAAGAGGACAGGTGGGCACTAGAGTGCTTGTCGTGCGGATAACAAATAATTTGTCTATAGTAACAACTTCAGATGTGGGGTAACTTGTGTGATCCATTTTAAGTTGTTAAATAATTGAACTTGTGGAGTGACAAATAATTAAAGTTCTTAAAAGGTTAAAACTTAGAAACAGTATGCTAAATACTGTCCATGCTGTTAACCTCTTAAAATTTGACAGCTGCATAACATTCATTATCCATATCCAACACCCAAATAACTGTTAAATGATAATTTCCTGTTAAGATTGTACCTCTGTTAATCTATGTTATAGGATAACTGACCATGGCAGCCGTCAAAAGCAGCCGACAGATTATGCAGGTTATTTCgggttgttaaaaatttaaCCTTGTTTTACCCCCTTCACTCCTGTTATCTTTATGCAGTGTAAATGCAAGTGTATCTCTTATTCCGAAGGATAGTATACTATTCACCACAATTTGATAAAAAACCGTAGTAGTGAGTGATTTTTATGTTCATCTCTCTTGGTGGTGTGGTGAGTGATTTTTAAGTCGATAAAACGATATCGGTTGCTTCTCCATGATTGTGTTGTTGCCTTACTAGTAGTACCACTAACCATCCACATTGAATGCTAGTGGTTGTTGAGAGGAATGTTGAGGGTGTTGCTCTTTTTGCATCTAATGGCGGTGGGTTAACGGATGTAATAAGGCTTAGGTGGAGTTTATTGCATTGCATTGCAGGGTCACCTGGATAATGTAATCTAGTTGTTCAATTTTAAGAGGTTAACAACGCGAACAGTACATAGGGTACTGTTTCTAAGTTTTGACCTTAAAACTGAAGCAACATAGTAGGGCCCATAAACTCCGATACCATTGGAGTTGCTCTGAGTGTTTTTCTGGCACTGACATATTCAAATGCTTTTAAAGGTGAAATCTAGAACTATTAGCTAAGGGTGAAACTAGCATTTCGTGCCAAAATAAACACATACTAATCATGCTTGTCAAGATTCTTTCAAACAGAAACAGAATAGTGGCACTTTCTGAGACACTTTTATCTTGCTTCTATTGGAATTGGAACGGTTTTGCAGCCTCCTATAATCTATAACACATAGGCCTCAAGTCTTTGCATCAATAGATTTTTTACCTTGTAACATTATGTACATACTCTTGGGAATCaataacaaatttatatttataaattattttgttttaattattttgtttcctTGAAGGCCTAGCCGAAAACAACCCATCAGATCCCAAAAGTGAAAACAAAGATGCAAACGATCACGCTTCAAGAGGTTCTTCTACGGGTCTGAAGATTCTTATTGTATTCCTTGGACTGGTATCAGTCATAGCATTCtgtgtttttcttttcaaattatgGCAAAGGAAGAAGAGAGAAGAACAACATGCTCGTCTTTTGAAGCTGTTTGAAGACGATGATGAACTTGAGGTGGAACTCGGTATGCGAGATTGACACACTAGAAAATTTGCACAtcactttctttttttccattcaAACTCCAGCACAGGTTATTTTGAAATGTCCAAATTCGTCATCAGCTTGTCACCGGTTCATTCCTCTCATGAATTTAGCAGGAGAGATTTAGGCTCAGTTTCCATCTTGTTACTTATTGAGAACAGTTCGAAgcatttttattacattttaatcATTGTATAATCATTTGTAAATCATATATGTTGATTCTACTTAATAAGGGGATATCAATCAAAAGTTTGTCTAGTGTGGATCCTAGTTCACAACTCTATTTCCACCATAACACAGTGAGCTccaaattttattcattttatgtgGTTCTGTACAAATATGATCACATTTGATTTCCTTATGAAGTACTGATTAAAATAGTAAGAAGTTTATGTCACTTGCTATTAGACAACTACTTAGCAGTTACATATCTAATTCATTACAATTTTGTATACAGTGATCAAATAGAGATTTATACTGCCGTTTCTTATATTGATACTGTGAAAGCAAAGTATGAAATGCTGGTAGAGGGTATTTGAATTGCCTTCTAGGCTCCTGGCACTCTTCAAAATTTGTATTCCAATATCTATGTGCATGTTGGCCTATGCAGTATGCAAACTGTAGATTTGCTCTTAGAGGCATTTTGTAGTGTTCACATTAAACCAGTCCAAATAAAACTGTAACTTTTAAAATCACATTTTGTAGTGTTCATCAGTTGGACCGGATGAATTTtggtttcttttttaaaatcatactACATGCAACTTTTAATActtctttcttttattattagttagacattttattaatttattgtttagatttaaaaaaatacttattagtTTAATATGATCAAATTTTTATCTTTCAAATtatcataatattatttgttagttgttatttttat
It includes:
- the LOC101501935 gene encoding uncharacterized protein, which produces MMQPRRSPRNPFLLALISLHLQFLSGLAENNPSDPKSENKDANDHASRGSSTGLKILIVFLGLVSVIAFCVFLFKLWQRKKREEQHARLLKLFEDDDELEVELGMRD